In Ascochyta rabiei chromosome 11, complete sequence, the following are encoded in one genomic region:
- a CDS encoding Dual-specificity kinase, which produces MSTPSTATATLPPHHQFYPHHQPYQSGLPNATQLANGSARIANSMYSGYAGAASNSNPGPDLRRTASTHSRHPQQLPPLAHPDMAAPAAASDHRRRHPDWADFYKNGLPKEVIVIDDDDEDHDHGHDHGHDHDHDHADQDPAAPRQPALHRNATNPAARHTDKKRKTTAAGSTAYDPVYNQHTSYSTTQTPYYDSPNHSISTDRTTSALNTTAATSLGSQASNTHHISPLENTAVGQKRKRTRAAAQDEAKQAKRRDLDHDDPFSLYQPPPNPVVKAKDVYVQVVADKSNYKDQKVDDEDGHYIVVPEADLTERYQILKLLGQGTFGKVVEAWDKRKGTKCAIKVIRSVPKYRDASRIELRVLSTLASNDKHNVNRCIHLRDCFDFRNHICIVTDLYGQSVFDFLKSNSFVPFPSSHIQKFAKQLFTSVAFLHDLNLIHTDLKPENILLVQNAYQTFTYNRTVPSSSTTVNRTARHRKVLLDPEIRLIDFGSATFNDEYHSSVVSTRHYRAPEIILNLGWSFPCDIWSIGCILVEFFTGDALFQTHDNLEHLAMMEAVCGGKIDRDIVRAVYKQDRTNSRSSANSAARYFKNYKLDYPNNDINKASKKYVKAMKKLHETIPGHTDFNKQFLDLLRRIFVYDPKKRITAKEALQHPWFKESLMDDGTEAHKIRLEREKKARRQEEERRYQREQRDRQEDARARQENARAY; this is translated from the exons ATGTCGACGCCCTCGACGGCCACGGCCACGCTGCCGCCCCATCATCAATTCTATCCTCACCACCAGCCCTACCAGTCGGGCCTGCCCAATGCCACCCAGCTCGCCAACGGCTCTGCGCGAATAGCAAACTCCATGTACAGCGGCTACGCTGGCGCCGCCTCCAACTCGAACCCGGGCCCTGATCTCCGCCGCACCGCCAGCACCCACAGCAGACACCCCCAGCAGCTGCCGCCCCTCGCCCACCCCGACATGGCtgcccccgccgccgccagcgaCCATCGCCGGCGGCACCCCGACTGGGCCGACTTCTACAAGAACGGCCTGCCCAAGGAGGTCATTGTcatcgacgacgacgacgaagaccacgaccacggccACGACCACggccacgaccacgaccacgaccacgccGACCAGGATCCTGCCGCCCCGCGACAGCCTGCACTGCACCGCAACGCCACCAACCCCGCCGCACGCCACACTgacaagaagcgcaagacCACGGCCGCCGGCTCCACGGCCTACGACCCCGTCTACAACCAGCACACGTCGTACTCGACCACCCAGACGCCCTACTACGACTCGCCCAACCACTCCATATCCACAGACAGGACCACGTCCGCCCTCaacaccaccgccgccacctcgCTGGGCTCGCAGGCCAGCAACACCCACCACATCTCGCCGCTCGAGAACACGGCGGTCGGCCAGAAGAGGAAGCGAACACGTGCTGCCGCCCAGGACGAGGCCAAGCAGGCAAAGAGACGCGACCTCGACCACGACGACCCCTTCAGCCTGTACCAGCCACCGCCCAACCCCGTCGTCAAGGCCAAGGACGTCTATGTCCAGGTCGTTGCAGAC AAATCAAACTACAAGGACCAGAAGGTCGACGACGAGGATGGCCACTACATAGTCGTGCCCGAGGCCGATCTCACAGAGCGAT ACCAGATCTTGAAGCTGCTAGGCCAAGGAACCTTTGGCAAGGTGGTGGAGGCCTGGGACAAGAGAAAAGGCACAAAGTGCGCCATCAAGGTCATCCGCTCCGTGCCAAAATACCGTGACGCCAGCCGCATCGAACTGCGGGTGCTGTCGACTCTGGCGTCGAATGACAAGCACAACGTCAACCGCTGCATCCACCTACGGGACTGCTTCGACTTCCGCAATCACATCTGCATCGTCACGGACCTCTACGGGCAAAGCGTCTTCGACTTCCTCAAGAGCAATAGCTTCGTGCCCTTCCCAAGCTCGCACATCCAGAAGTTCGCAAAACAGCTCTTCACCAGCGTCGCCTTCCTGCACGACCTGAACCTCATCCACACCGACCTGAAGCCCGAGAACATTCTCTTGGTCCAGAACGCCTACCAGACCTTCACATACAATCGCACCGTGCCTTCATCCTCGACCACGGTCAACCGCACAGCAAGACACCGCAAGGTCCTCCTCGACCCAGAGATACGGCTCATCGATTTTGGGTCGGCTACCTTCAACGACGAGTATCACTCTTCGGTCGTCTCGACAAGACACTACCGTGCGCCAGAAATCATCCTCAACTTGGGATGGAGCTTCCCCTGCGACATCTGGAGCATAGGGTGCATTCTGGTCGAGTTCTTCACCGGCGATGCCCTCTTCCAGACGCACGACAACCTCGAGCACCTGGCTATGATGGAGGCGGTGTGCGGTGGCAAGATTGACCGAGACATTGTCAGAGCAGTCTACAAGCAAGACCGCACAAACTCTCGCAGCTCTGCCAATTC TGCCGCACGATACTTCAAGAACTACAAGCTTGACTATCCCAACAACGATATCAACAAGGCTTCGAAGAAGTATGTCAAGGCGATGAAGAAGCTCCAT GAAACAATACCAGGGCACACGGACTTTAACAAGCAGTTCCTCGACCTCTTGAGACGAATATTCGTGTACGATCCCAAGAAGCGCATCACGGCCAAGGAGGCGCTGCAGCATCCCTGGTTCAAAGAGTCGCTCATGGACGACGGCACAGAAGCCCATAAGATCCGGCTGGAACGGGAAAAGAAGGCGAGGCGGCAGGAAGAAGAGCGCCGATACCAGCGAGAACAGCGGGACCGACAAGAGGATGCGCGAGCCCGACAGGAGAACGCACGAGCGTACTAG
- a CDS encoding signal recognition particle subunit, protein MNPRIEEVSESDSDPSEMDIDDMNELLAARKVDEIITARNVPASALHQDRQEMLQPQGPNVKTSTDREKSKHYQCLYPVYFDKSKSRAEGRRVGQELAVENPLAREMADAAANLGLSTVFEPDKTHPKDWANPGRVRVLLKKDGQLIDKDVNNKHHLYILIAQYLKQHPTQRNTPFRLPIHGMPIPKEMPEPAVPHGWKLNKILPLHSPAITGGGVSENFLQDMMAEMQGQIGGGESGASSGTESKKKKDKKKK, encoded by the coding sequence ATGAACCCCCGCATAGAGGAAGTCAGCGAGTCTGACAGCGACCCCTCCGAGATGGACATTGACGACATGAACGAGCTACTGGCTGCACGAAAGGTCGACGAGATCATTACGGCGAGAAATGTCCCTGCGTCCGCCCTCCACCAGGACCGCCAGGAGATGCTGCAGCCCCAAGGGCCCAACGTCAAAACTTCGACAGACCGCGAAAAGTCCAAGCACTACCAGTGCCTGTATCCGGTGTACTTTGACAAGTCGAAGTCAAGGGCAGAGGGGCGACGTGTTGGCCAGGAGCTTGCAGTAGAGAACCCCTTGGCCCGCGAAATGGCCGACGCTGCTGCAAACCTGGGACTGAGCACCGTCTTTGAGCCTGATAAGACACACCCCAAGGACTGGGCAAACCCTGGACGAGTCCGAGTCTTGCTGAAGAAGGACGGCCAGCTGATCGACAAGGACGTCAACAACAAGCACCATCTCTACATCCTCATTGCGCAATAccttaagcaacaccctacaCAGCGAAACACGCCCTTCAGGCTACCTATCCACGGTATGCCCATACCGAAGGAGATGCCAGAGCCTGCAGTCCCCCACGGATGGAAGCTGAACAAGATTCTGCCGCTCCACTCACCCGCCATCACAGGAGGCGGTGTCTCGGAGAACTTCCTACAGGATATGATGGCAGAGATGCAAGGCCAGATTGGAGGAGGCGAGAGCGGCGCAAGCAGCGGTACAGaaagcaagaagaagaaggacaaAAAGAAGAAGTGA
- a CDS encoding bud neck involved protein: MAGVSERIELDGHPAAHGTDAQSTTLTLPPSFGERAATSATLHPPPLTAHPLRLRLRLSVSLSRCLSPYSFPFPFLLDCRPVHRPPSAVRRLPSAAPTTRVTVQCTLEHRLGRLGTLLPSPSHPRQPLRARLPPPSLLCFNSFSAFLCLRSRPLCSRRCPRRQHLPPTTQPRQSCGNEVHMAQVLAPISQTTSPITMPYSPDAYPTAPSQPHQQRQHMQRNYSGQAGGTGYRGTSTPIAPYAFASTPQLRQDNKPAAVQNTQPPQQQPPAHRQQARLGHPSHPSSSSDSTVSTSGSSSRSLAHISKDDNDIKPIGDFTAITLSTAIPDLSLSLDDAPVKASPGRYRRAAARTDSSASISTGASTPTATQRSSTASTPTNSTHDTSVGDNDLTPTGRPGHNRANSADNTLVQVGTQDSAKRYRRRSFAGVEGNEQPPSATLAGSVPVKTAVTGTGRPTSNSGRPGSRPASSHSHQRQGSASSIQSSTSPKPPTAAAAEPARRTAPSPLSQPVSPPEPSNAARGQIGSEAMKHLAAVNEKDKGMKSRLRRAFSFGSAAELRRASAENAISAERARLRKDKYQTNEDAEQAAIIAKQEAAGIGAGIYSGQGGIGSNDNLSIQSAASSASIMLRKMGSGMKKGTRSIKGLFRPKSVIGVPAADGPISRPSVGQVSMVSVEAERQKVNVNAKAQDQVRGGTGYPRLERNSIDAGRTAEIVNADGSIASEMARKSIVGGDRERAEILSNMKKGILKRNGTNSDSGSPTIRPLDGPQPTFAINAPITPTHDKGKANSDDYFTKPPKITNGSTRSLPVTPAASRNISFSPRIQFHDAWSPHDYDRRGDIATCNRLTPMLAQQIKEELNSFKMEMEVHESSKPHTHFF, translated from the exons ATGGCTGGCGTGAGTGAACGTATTGAACTGGATGGGCACCCTGCGGCCCATGGCACGGACGCGCAGTCGACGACGCTAACTCTACCCCCTTCTTTCGGAGAGAGAGCAGCAACCTCAGCAACCCTTCACCCGCCGCCGCTGACCGCCCACCCTCTCCGTCTCCGTCTTCGTCTCTCTGTCTCTCTGTCTCGCTGTCTCTCTCCCTATTCTTTCCCGTTTCCTTTTCTGCTCGACTGTCGACCCGTCCATCGTCCACCGTCTGCCGTTCGTCGTCTGCCGTCCGCCGCGCCCACGACTCGAGTGACCGTCCAATGCACGCTTGAACACCGTCTCGGGAGGCTTGGTACACTGCTGCCATCTCCGTCGCACCCACGACAGCCTCTCCGCGCCCGCCTGCCGCCGCCTTCTCTTCTCTGTTTTAATAGCTTTTCTGCTTTCCTTTGTCTCAG GTCCCGTCCTCTCTGCTCCAGGCGCTGTCCCCGTCGACAGCACTTACCACCCACCACCCAGCCTCGACAGTCGTGTGGTAACGAGGTCCACATGGCTCAGGTACTTGCGCCAATCTCCCAGACCACCTCGCCCATTACAATGCCATATTCTCCCGATGCCTACCCAACCGCGCCGTCGCAACCCCACCAGCAACGCCAGCACATGCAGCGAAACTACAGCGGGCAGGCTGGGGGCACAGGCTACAGAGGCACTTCGACTCCCATAGCCCCCTATGCCTTTGCGAGCACGCCCCAGCTACGCCAGGACAACAAGCCTGCCGCCGTGCAAAACACTCAGCCTCCACAACAGCAGCCTCCCGCCCATAGACAGCAAGCTCGCCTTGGCCACCCCTCTCATCCCTCCTCCTCGTCCGACTCCACCGTGTCGACATCGGGCTCTTCCAGTCGCTCGCTCGCGCACATCTCGAAAGATGACAACGACATCAAGCCCATTGGTGACTTCACTGCCATCACACTGTCGACCGCCATCCCTGACCTGTCGCTCTCGCTCGACGACGCTCCCGTCAAGGCGTCGCCGGGACGctacaggcgagccgctgcGAGAACAGACTCCTCGGCCAGCATATCGACAGGTGCTTCTACGCCAACAGCGACCCAACGATCATCCACAGCAAGCACGCCCACAAACTCGACCCACGACACATCGGTCGGTGACAACGACTTGACACCAACCGGCAGACCTGGACACAATCGGGCTAATAGCGCAGACAACACCCTTGTGCAAGTTGGCACCCAAGACTCTGCGAAACGCTACAGGCGTCGTAGCTTCGCTGGAGTGGAAGGCAATGAACAACCACCTAGTGCCACTCTGGCTGGGTCTGTCCCAGTGAAAACAGCGGTAACCGGCACTGGGCGGCCTACGTCCAACTCAGGACGGCCCGGCAGCCGACCAGCCTCGAGTCACAGCCACCAAAGACAAGGCAGCGCCAGTAGCATCCAGTCAAGCACCTCGCCCAAACCACCGactgctgcagctgcagagCCTGCACGACGAACTGCACCCTCTCCTTTGTCACAACCAGTCTCCCCTCCAGAACCATCGAATGCGGCGAGAGGGCAGATTGGCAGCGAAGCCATGAAGCATCTCGCAGCTGTGAATGAGAAGGACAAGGGCATGAAGTCACGTCTACGAAGAGCCTTCTCTTTCGGCAGCGCCGCCGAGCTGCGACGTGCTTCTGCCGAGAATGCCATCTCTGCCGAACGTGCGAGGCTGAGAAAAGACAAGTACCAAACTAATGAGGATGCGGAACAGGCCGCCATCATTGCAAAGCAGGAAGCTGCTGGCATTGGCGCTGGTATCTACTCCGGCCAGGGGGGGATTGGCTCGAATGACAACCTCTCCATCCAGTCGGCTGCTTCGTCCGCCTCCATCATGCTTCGAAAGATGGGTAGCGGGATGAAAAAGGGCACCAGATCCATCAAGGGGCTATTCCGACCGAAATCCGTCATCGGCGTACCCGCTGCTGATGGGCCCATCTCTCGGCCCAGCGTTGGTCAGGTCTCAATGGTCTCTGTTGAAGCAGAACGCCAGAAGGTCAACGTCAACGCAAAAGCCCAGGATCAGGTCCGTGGTGGTACCGGATATCCCAGGCTGGAGCGCAACTCGATTGATGCTGGTCGGACTGCCGAGATTGTCAACGCCGATGGCTCGATTGCCAGTGAAATGGCAAGGAAGAGCATTGTCGGCGGAGACCGCGAACGTGCTGAGATCCTTTCCAACATGAAGAAGGGCATATTGAAGC GTAACGGAACCAACTCAGACTCTGGGTCGCCCACCATTCGACCTCTTGACGGCCCACAACCCACGTTCGCTATCAACGCGCCGATTACCCCTACCCACGACAAGGGTAAGGCGAACAGCGACGACTACTTCACGAAACCTCCAAAAATTACGAACGGAAGTACAAGAAGCCTGCCAGTCACTCCGGCTGCTTCCAGGAATATCTCTTTCAGCCCGCGCATCCAATTCCACGATGCATGGTCACCTCACGATTACGACCGCCGAGGAGACATCGCGACCTGCAACAGGCTCACGCCTATGCTCGCGCAACAAATCAAGGAGGAACTCAACTCCTTCAAAATG GAGATGGAAGTTCATGAATCATCCAAACCCCACACACATTTCTTCTAA